A genomic window from Pseudonocardia broussonetiae includes:
- a CDS encoding 4Fe-4S dicluster domain-containing protein: MTERNRLSGPMDDVAADAGYTEHPARVGFFTDTSVCIGCKACEVACKEWNTVPEDGLDLLGMSMDNTGMLGADSWRHVAFIEQERGIGHQEPALDLLPTGPSGLPQTSHAVEPRLRAAPRGGSELGTSPLPRDPEELGMPSFSRPGDGTGAEVRSSVRWLMASDVCKHCTHAGCLDVCPTGALFRTEFGTVVVQQDICNGCGYCVSACPYGVIDRREGDGRAQKCTLCYDRIGDGLEPACAKACPTNSIQFGDLDELRERADRRLEQLHGLGVEEARLYGRDPDDGVGGDGAFFLLLDEPEVYGLPPDPVVPTRDAPAMWRAAGAAAVAFALAGVGAFLGAALPGVRR, encoded by the coding sequence ATGACCGAGCGGAACCGCCTGTCCGGGCCGATGGACGACGTGGCGGCCGACGCCGGCTACACCGAGCACCCGGCCCGCGTCGGGTTCTTCACCGACACCTCGGTGTGCATCGGCTGCAAGGCCTGCGAGGTCGCGTGCAAGGAGTGGAACACCGTGCCCGAGGACGGGCTCGACCTGCTCGGCATGTCGATGGACAACACCGGCATGCTCGGCGCCGACTCCTGGCGCCACGTCGCGTTCATCGAGCAGGAGCGCGGGATCGGGCACCAGGAGCCGGCGCTGGACCTGCTGCCGACCGGCCCGTCGGGGCTGCCGCAGACCTCGCACGCGGTCGAGCCGCGGCTGCGGGCGGCGCCGCGGGGCGGGTCGGAGCTGGGCACCTCGCCGCTGCCCCGGGACCCCGAGGAGCTGGGGATGCCGTCCTTCTCCCGCCCGGGCGACGGGACCGGGGCCGAGGTCCGCAGCTCCGTGCGCTGGCTGATGGCGTCGGACGTGTGCAAGCACTGCACGCACGCCGGCTGCCTCGACGTCTGCCCGACGGGTGCGCTGTTCCGCACCGAGTTCGGCACGGTCGTCGTCCAGCAGGACATCTGCAACGGCTGCGGCTACTGCGTCTCGGCCTGCCCGTACGGCGTCATCGACCGCCGCGAGGGCGACGGCCGCGCCCAGAAGTGCACGCTCTGCTACGACCGCATCGGCGACGGGCTGGAGCCCGCGTGCGCCAAGGCCTGCCCGACGAACTCGATCCAGTTCGGCGACCTCGACGAGCTGCGCGAGCGGGCCGACCGCCGCCTCGAGCAGCTGCACGGGCTCGGCGTCGAGGAGGCCCGGCTCTACGGCCGCGACCCCGACGACGGCGTGGGCGGCGACGGGGCGTTCTTCCTGCTGCTCGACGAGCCCGAGGTCTACGGCCTGCCGCCCGACCCCGTCGTGCCCACCCGCGACGCGCCCGCGATGTGGCGCGCGGCCGGGGCGGCGGCGGTGGCGTTCGCGCTGGCGGGCGTCGGCGCGTTCCTCGGCGCGGCGCTGCCGGGGGTGCGCCGGTGA
- the nrfD gene encoding NrfD/PsrC family molybdoenzyme membrane anchor subunit, with protein sequence MTRRRDPVPAERRSDLSGIGQEAQLFQGEQPLPRRRPGAGRGRGEQTVVPDAEFRSYYGRPVLKAPVWEWKIAAYLFSGGLAASTAVLAAGADLTGRPRLRRAGWLGSFGALLASMWFLVSDLGRPERFHHMLRVAKPTSPMSVGTWILTLFGPGVGAAAVWELVPAHRRGHPLARLLRAVSRPAGVASAAAAPAVAAYTAVLLSHTAVPAWNAVRDELPFVFTGSAAAAGGGFGMLTTPVREAGPARWFAVAGAATELAAGRRMEHRAGLAGEALRTGGPGRLRKASELLTAAGLLGTLAAAPRSRGAAAASGIALLAGSALQRFGVFEAGVASTKDPKYVVVPQRERLAAGDAAAQRGG encoded by the coding sequence GTGACGCGCCGCAGGGACCCGGTGCCCGCCGAGCGGCGCAGCGACCTCAGCGGGATCGGGCAGGAGGCGCAGCTGTTCCAGGGCGAGCAGCCCCTGCCGCGGCGCCGCCCCGGAGCCGGCCGGGGGAGGGGCGAGCAGACCGTCGTCCCGGACGCGGAGTTCCGCTCGTACTACGGGCGGCCGGTCCTCAAGGCGCCGGTCTGGGAGTGGAAGATCGCCGCCTACCTGTTCAGCGGCGGGCTGGCGGCGTCGACCGCCGTCCTCGCGGCCGGGGCCGACCTCACCGGCCGCCCCCGCCTGCGCCGCGCGGGCTGGCTCGGGTCGTTCGGGGCGCTGCTGGCGAGCATGTGGTTCCTGGTGTCTGACCTGGGGCGCCCGGAGCGGTTCCACCACATGCTCCGCGTCGCGAAGCCGACCTCGCCGATGAGCGTCGGGACGTGGATCCTCACCCTGTTCGGGCCCGGTGTGGGCGCCGCCGCGGTGTGGGAGCTCGTGCCCGCGCACCGGCGGGGGCACCCGCTCGCGCGCCTGCTGCGCGCGGTGTCGCGCCCGGCCGGGGTGGCGTCGGCGGCGGCGGCGCCCGCGGTCGCGGCCTACACCGCCGTGCTGCTCTCGCACACGGCCGTACCCGCGTGGAACGCGGTGCGCGACGAGCTGCCCTTCGTCTTCACCGGTTCGGCCGCCGCCGCGGGCGGTGGGTTCGGGATGCTCACGACGCCGGTCCGCGAGGCGGGCCCGGCCCGGTGGTTCGCCGTGGCGGGCGCCGCGACCGAGCTGGCCGCGGGCCGGCGCATGGAGCACCGCGCCGGGCTGGCCGGGGAGGCGCTGCGGACGGGCGGGCCGGGGCGGCTGCGGAAGGCGTCGGAGCTGCTGACGGCCGCCGGGCTGCTCGGCACGCTGGCGGCGGCGCCGCGCAGCCGGGGCGCGGCGGCGGCGTCCGGGATCGCGCTGCTGGCGGGCAGTGCGCTGCAGCGGTTCGGGGTGTTCGAGGCCGGGGTGGCGTCGACGAAGGACCCGAAGTACGTGGTGGTGCCGCAGCGCGAGCGGCTCGCCGCCGGTGACGCCGCGGCCCAGCGGGGCGGCTGA
- a CDS encoding STAS domain-containing protein yields the protein MGLDVRTRPGDDGTVTVAVAGDVDLSAADALRTAVGDAVASGSPVVLDLTAVRYLDSAGVKVLFECVGRPVEVAVDARSLLPRVLAITGLDRRLVVHER from the coding sequence ATGGGCCTGGACGTCCGGACGCGTCCCGGCGACGACGGGACGGTGACCGTCGCCGTCGCCGGGGACGTCGACCTGTCCGCCGCCGACGCGCTGCGCACCGCCGTCGGCGACGCGGTCGCGTCGGGCTCGCCGGTGGTGCTCGACCTCACCGCCGTCCGCTACCTCGACAGCGCCGGGGTGAAGGTCCTGTTCGAGTGCGTCGGGCGGCCGGTGGAGGTCGCGGTCGACGCGCGGAGCCTGCTGCCCCGCGTCCTCGCGATCACCGGCCTGGACCGCCGGCTGGTCGTGCACGAGCGCTGA
- a CDS encoding DUF4397 domain-containing protein, which produces MRRTTLAACGVAAALATTLAVAPAAFAQETGTVYVVHGIPDTPVDVYVDGTRALDDFQPGTSAGPVDLPAGSREVAVFPADAADGSGEPLLSATADLPAGGNVTLVAHLTEGGDPTVTPFVNDVSSVPAGQARLVVRHTAAAPAVDVLAGGSPVVSGLTNPDQEALEVPAGTVSASVAAAGTTEPVIGPADLDLAEGTATFVHAIGSLEAGNLDLVVVTVDGLHSAPSGVPSGAPSGSPYEPGAPAWMLLLGVGGLAAVTVGAARVAAARR; this is translated from the coding sequence ATGCGCAGAACCACCCTCGCCGCCTGCGGCGTCGCCGCGGCACTGGCGACGACCCTGGCCGTGGCCCCCGCCGCGTTCGCTCAGGAGACCGGCACCGTCTACGTCGTCCACGGCATCCCGGACACGCCCGTGGACGTCTACGTCGACGGCACCCGCGCCCTCGACGACTTCCAGCCCGGCACGAGCGCCGGTCCCGTCGACCTGCCCGCGGGCAGCCGCGAGGTCGCGGTCTTCCCGGCCGACGCGGCCGACGGCTCCGGCGAGCCGCTGCTCTCGGCGACCGCCGACCTGCCCGCGGGCGGGAACGTCACGCTCGTGGCGCACCTGACCGAGGGCGGCGACCCGACCGTCACCCCGTTCGTCAACGACGTGTCGTCGGTGCCGGCCGGGCAGGCCCGCCTCGTCGTGCGGCACACCGCCGCCGCGCCCGCCGTGGACGTGCTCGCCGGCGGCTCGCCGGTCGTGTCCGGGCTGACCAACCCGGACCAGGAGGCGCTGGAGGTGCCCGCGGGCACCGTGTCGGCCTCCGTGGCCGCCGCCGGGACCACCGAGCCCGTCATCGGCCCGGCCGACCTCGACCTGGCCGAGGGCACCGCGACGTTCGTGCACGCGATCGGCTCGCTGGAGGCCGGCAACCTCGACCTCGTCGTCGTCACGGTCGACGGGCTGCACAGCGCGCCGTCGGGCGTCCCGTCCGGCGCGCCCTCGGGCTCCCCGTACGAGCCCGGCGCCCCCGCGTGGATGCTGCTGCTGGGCGTCGGTGGCCTGGCCGCCGTGACCGTGGGCGCCGCCCGCGTCGCGGCCGCACGGCGCTGA
- a CDS encoding class F sortase, whose amino-acid sequence MASLDVDVEVVDVGVDERGEMEVPQDVSTVGWYRFGPGPGAAAGSAVLSGHVDDRVQGEGAFYRLSELAPGDAVEVELADGAVVAYVVDRVRRIAKEELPVDELFARDGAPVLTLVTCGGDFDREARSYRENVVVTASPTGGGAA is encoded by the coding sequence TTGGCTTCCCTCGACGTGGACGTCGAGGTCGTCGACGTCGGGGTGGACGAGCGGGGCGAGATGGAGGTGCCGCAGGACGTGTCGACCGTCGGCTGGTACCGCTTCGGGCCCGGACCGGGCGCCGCGGCGGGCTCCGCCGTGCTCTCGGGTCACGTCGACGACCGCGTGCAGGGCGAGGGCGCGTTCTACCGCCTGAGCGAGCTCGCGCCCGGCGACGCCGTGGAGGTCGAGCTGGCCGACGGCGCGGTCGTGGCCTACGTCGTCGACCGCGTCCGCAGGATCGCCAAGGAGGAGCTGCCCGTCGACGAGCTCTTCGCCCGCGACGGGGCGCCGGTGCTCACGCTGGTGACCTGCGGCGGCGACTTCGACCGCGAGGCCCGCTCGTACCGGGAGAACGTCGTCGTGACGGCGTCGCCCACCGGAGGCGGCGCGGCATGA
- a CDS encoding RNA polymerase sigma factor, whose protein sequence is MTEEPDRALARSFLAGDPVALRALWDAHGRSVYGFALRCLRSHHDAEDVTQQVFVRAWRSRATYDPERGRAGAWLMGIARHQVADRLTARNRDNEVMDRAARAGVDLAGSHGRPRGVPDHVVEAVVVADELNRLPPQQRTVVRLAFFDDLTHQQIATLTGLPLGTVKSHLRRGLERLRRRWEVDGVAPRS, encoded by the coding sequence ATGACCGAGGAGCCCGACCGGGCCCTGGCCAGGAGCTTCCTGGCCGGGGACCCGGTCGCGCTCCGCGCGCTGTGGGACGCCCACGGCCGGTCGGTCTACGGCTTCGCGCTGCGCTGCCTGCGCAGCCACCACGACGCCGAGGACGTCACCCAGCAGGTGTTCGTCCGTGCCTGGCGCAGCCGCGCCACCTACGATCCGGAGCGGGGGCGCGCCGGCGCCTGGCTGATGGGCATCGCCCGCCACCAGGTCGCCGACCGGCTCACGGCCCGCAACCGCGACAACGAGGTCATGGACCGGGCCGCCCGGGCCGGCGTGGACCTCGCCGGCTCCCACGGACGCCCGCGCGGGGTCCCGGATCACGTGGTGGAGGCGGTGGTGGTGGCCGACGAGCTGAACCGGTTGCCACCCCAGCAGCGAACGGTGGTGCGACTGGCCTTCTTCGACGACCTGACGCACCAGCAGATCGCGACGCTGACGGGGCTGCCCCTCGGCACGGTCAAGAGCCATCTCCGGCGCGGGCTGGAGCGGTTGCGACGACGGTGGGAGGTCGACGGTGTGGCACCCCGATCCTGA
- a CDS encoding anti-sigma factor has protein sequence MWHPDPDLLTLAALPAEARDPAVQRHLEGCALCRGHVESLRRTVDLAVAGAADGSEYGEPPDRVWAAITGELHITPDTAPAPVSRRFLRRAAVPVAAALVALMAGLGLGWAVASAPPRPGPQAVLATVDAAEPGASGTAGLAEDRGRRVVVVRVEGAVPPPGTDYLEAWLMDTSGGGLVSLGALARDGDGYRGEFSVPADLPTARFATVDVSAERWDGDERHSRTSLVRGALT, from the coding sequence GTGTGGCACCCCGATCCTGACCTGCTCACCCTCGCGGCCCTGCCCGCCGAGGCGCGGGACCCCGCCGTCCAGCGGCACCTCGAGGGGTGCGCGCTGTGCCGTGGCCACGTGGAGTCGCTGCGCCGCACCGTCGACCTGGCGGTGGCCGGTGCCGCCGACGGCAGCGAGTACGGCGAGCCGCCGGACCGCGTCTGGGCCGCGATCACCGGCGAGCTGCACATCACGCCGGACACCGCTCCCGCCCCCGTGTCCCGGCGGTTCCTGCGCCGCGCCGCGGTGCCCGTCGCCGCCGCGCTCGTCGCACTCATGGCGGGGCTGGGCCTGGGCTGGGCGGTCGCGTCCGCGCCGCCGCGGCCCGGGCCGCAGGCCGTGCTCGCGACGGTCGACGCGGCCGAGCCCGGCGCCTCCGGCACGGCGGGACTCGCCGAGGACCGCGGGCGGCGGGTGGTCGTCGTCCGCGTCGAGGGGGCGGTGCCGCCGCCCGGCACCGACTACCTCGAGGCCTGGCTGATGGACACCTCGGGCGGGGGACTGGTGTCCCTCGGGGCGCTGGCCCGCGACGGCGACGGCTACCGCGGGGAGTTCAGCGTGCCCGCGGACCTGCCGACCGCCCGGTTCGCGACGGTCGACGTCTCCGCCGAGCGGTGGGACGGCGACGAGCGGCACTCCCGGACCAGCCTGGTGCGCGGCGCGCTGACCTGA
- a CDS encoding metal-dependent hydrolase family protein gives MSTTLFRNVSILDSTGADPYPGDVLVEDDRIAAVGTVDPARAAGARVVEGRGRTLMSGLCDAHTHFSWNNSADLDGLGTMPVEEHLLFCIESARTYIDSGYTMCLGAASAKDRLDVVCRDAIDAGRIPGPRYLANGPEIAVTGGALIKSITKFADGPEGMRKAVRELIELGVDQIKLSMTGEEITGTQRAEDTYFSDEEVAAAVTEAHRRGKRVCAHARSAESVRMCVRHGVDIVYHASFVDEEGLDMLEEAKDWVFVAPGLNWLVATLYEAEAFGFPQEAAEAVGYKKELEQAVKGLREMHRRGIKLLPGGDYGFAWTPHGTYARDLEHFVELLGFTPMEAILSATALGGEIMLRPHELGKVQPGYLADLILVDGDPLADITVLQDHDRLHYVMKDGRFHKESPADEAPAPDPGNMPATGTEQLVGRRP, from the coding sequence ATGAGCACGACCCTGTTCCGCAACGTCTCGATCCTCGACTCCACGGGAGCCGACCCCTACCCCGGTGACGTCCTCGTCGAGGACGACCGGATCGCCGCCGTCGGCACCGTCGACCCCGCCCGGGCGGCGGGCGCCCGCGTCGTCGAGGGCCGCGGCCGCACCCTGATGTCCGGGCTGTGCGACGCCCACACCCACTTCTCCTGGAACAACAGCGCCGACCTCGACGGCCTGGGCACGATGCCCGTCGAGGAGCACCTGCTGTTCTGCATCGAGTCGGCGCGCACCTACATCGACTCCGGCTACACGATGTGCCTGGGCGCCGCGTCGGCGAAGGACCGCCTCGACGTCGTCTGCCGCGACGCGATCGACGCCGGGCGCATCCCCGGCCCGCGCTACCTCGCCAACGGCCCGGAGATCGCGGTCACCGGCGGCGCCCTCATCAAGTCCATCACCAAGTTCGCCGACGGCCCCGAGGGCATGCGCAAGGCCGTGCGCGAGCTGATCGAGCTCGGCGTCGACCAGATCAAGCTGTCGATGACCGGCGAGGAGATCACCGGCACCCAGCGCGCCGAGGACACCTACTTCTCCGACGAGGAGGTGGCCGCCGCCGTCACCGAGGCCCACCGGCGCGGCAAGCGGGTCTGCGCCCACGCCCGCAGCGCGGAGAGCGTGCGGATGTGCGTCCGCCACGGCGTCGACATCGTCTACCACGCCTCCTTCGTCGACGAGGAGGGCCTGGACATGCTCGAGGAGGCCAAGGACTGGGTGTTCGTCGCGCCCGGCCTGAACTGGCTCGTCGCCACCCTCTACGAGGCGGAGGCGTTCGGCTTCCCGCAGGAGGCCGCCGAGGCCGTCGGCTACAAGAAGGAGCTCGAGCAGGCGGTCAAGGGGCTGCGCGAGATGCACCGGCGCGGGATCAAGCTGCTGCCCGGCGGCGACTACGGGTTCGCCTGGACCCCGCACGGCACCTACGCCCGCGACCTGGAGCACTTCGTCGAGCTGCTCGGCTTCACGCCGATGGAGGCGATCCTGTCGGCCACCGCGCTCGGCGGGGAGATCATGCTGCGGCCCCACGAGCTGGGCAAGGTCCAGCCCGGGTACCTCGCCGACCTGATCCTCGTCGACGGCGACCCGCTCGCCGACATCACCGTGCTGCAGGACCACGACCGGCTGCACTACGTGATGAAGGACGGGCGGTTCCACAAGGAGAGCCCCGCCGACGAGGCGCCGGCCCCCGACCCCGGGAACATGCCGGCCACGGGCACCGAGCAGCTCGTCGGCCGGCGCCCGTAG
- a CDS encoding alpha/beta fold hydrolase: MNVHGTELAVEVDGEGPAVLFVHGLGGTSNFFQVQADALAADHRVIRVDSAGAGRSGLAEGISIESHADDLAAVLDALDVASAAVVGHSMGTLVARALAARHPGRVSALALLGAVAEPAEAGRQAQRDRAAVLRAQGTAAVAPGVVANALSEATRRDRPEIAAFVRELVMRQDPEGYARNCEALAAATDPGPVDPALPLLLVTGDEDRVGPPAVSHDLAAAHGDATVEIVPGIGHWTALEAAGPVTDHLRKFL; this comes from the coding sequence ATGAACGTCCACGGCACGGAACTGGCGGTCGAGGTCGACGGGGAGGGCCCCGCGGTCCTGTTCGTCCACGGCCTCGGCGGCACCTCGAACTTCTTCCAGGTCCAGGCCGACGCCCTGGCCGCGGACCACCGCGTGATCCGCGTCGACTCGGCCGGGGCCGGGCGCTCCGGGCTCGCCGAGGGCATCAGCATCGAGAGCCACGCCGACGACCTGGCCGCCGTCCTCGACGCGCTGGACGTCGCCTCCGCCGCGGTGGTCGGGCACTCGATGGGCACGCTGGTGGCCCGGGCCCTGGCCGCGCGCCACCCCGGCCGGGTCTCCGCGCTGGCCCTGCTCGGGGCCGTCGCCGAGCCCGCCGAGGCGGGCCGGCAGGCCCAGCGCGACCGCGCCGCGGTGCTCCGCGCGCAGGGCACGGCCGCCGTCGCGCCCGGGGTCGTCGCCAACGCCCTGTCCGAGGCCACCCGCCGCGACCGGCCCGAGATCGCCGCGTTCGTCCGGGAGCTGGTGATGCGCCAGGACCCCGAGGGCTACGCCCGCAACTGCGAGGCCCTCGCCGCCGCCACCGACCCCGGCCCGGTCGACCCGGCGCTGCCCCTGCTGCTGGTCACCGGCGACGAGGACAGGGTCGGCCCGCCCGCCGTCTCGCACGACCTCGCCGCGGCCCACGGCGACGCGACCGTCGAGATCGTGCCCGGGATCGGCCACTGGACGGCCCTGGAGGCCGCCGGGCCCGTCACCGACCACCTGCGCAAGTTCCTGTAG
- a CDS encoding fumarylacetoacetate hydrolase family protein, giving the protein MKLVTFSTGDGDRPGVVDAEREVVRDLSAVLPAGTGVLDLVEGWAGYADAVGRAARGEAGAPGHPLGAVVLRAPIPVPRRNVFCVGKNYRDHVVEFGRSGYDSPDRSEDMPEHPVVFSKATTAVTGPFDDVDPHPGVTSELDYEAELGVIIGVGGRGIAREDAHRHVWGYTIVNDVTARDLQRSHKQWLIGKSLDTHCPMGPYAVTADEVVDVTALVVESRVNGEPRQSAPVKDLIFDIPELIAVISAGITLQPGDVIATGTPAGVGIGFDPPRFLVAGDVVEVAITGLGAQRNRIARRGDA; this is encoded by the coding sequence ATGAAGCTGGTGACGTTCTCGACCGGGGACGGCGACCGACCCGGGGTGGTCGACGCCGAGCGGGAGGTGGTGCGCGACCTGTCCGCCGTCCTGCCGGCCGGCACGGGCGTGCTCGACCTCGTCGAGGGGTGGGCCGGGTACGCCGACGCCGTGGGCCGCGCGGCCCGCGGGGAGGCCGGCGCGCCCGGGCACCCGCTCGGCGCGGTCGTGCTGCGGGCGCCCATCCCGGTGCCGCGGCGCAACGTGTTCTGCGTCGGCAAGAACTACCGCGACCACGTCGTGGAGTTCGGCCGGTCCGGCTACGACAGCCCGGACCGCTCCGAGGACATGCCCGAGCACCCGGTGGTGTTCTCCAAGGCCACGACCGCGGTCACCGGCCCGTTCGACGACGTCGACCCGCACCCCGGCGTCACTTCCGAGCTCGACTACGAGGCCGAGCTCGGGGTGATCATCGGTGTCGGCGGGCGCGGCATCGCACGCGAGGACGCCCACCGCCACGTGTGGGGCTACACGATCGTCAACGACGTCACGGCCCGGGACCTGCAGCGCAGCCACAAGCAGTGGCTGATCGGCAAGTCGCTCGACACGCACTGCCCGATGGGGCCCTACGCCGTCACCGCCGACGAGGTCGTCGACGTCACCGCGCTGGTGGTGGAGAGCCGCGTCAACGGCGAGCCGCGGCAGTCGGCCCCCGTCAAGGACCTGATCTTCGACATCCCCGAGCTGATCGCCGTGATCTCGGCCGGCATCACGCTGCAGCCCGGCGACGTCATCGCCACCGGCACCCCCGCCGGCGTCGGGATCGGCTTCGACCCGCCGCGGTTCCTGGTGGCCGGCGACGTCGTCGAGGTCGCGATCACCGGCCTCGGCGCCCAGCGCAACCGCATCGCCCGACGAGGAGACGCATGA
- a CDS encoding FadR/GntR family transcriptional regulator: MLTVEQSLRALVHDGAADGSLGPGAKLPTERALVERLAAPRSAIRRALDALEEEGLVVRHVGRGTFLTEAAHAPAGDAPADTSPAEIMQVRLVIEPPVAALAARVATSADLDRVGACLERGGASDDFEGFESWDARLHRAIAEAAHNGLLMSMFDVMNTARALPVWGTLKRRTSTPERRRCYHAEHTTIVEALRDRDADAAHAAMRRHLENVADNLLGRH, encoded by the coding sequence GTGCTGACCGTCGAGCAGTCCCTGCGCGCCCTCGTCCACGACGGGGCGGCGGACGGGTCGCTGGGCCCGGGGGCGAAGCTGCCCACCGAGCGCGCGCTCGTCGAGCGCCTCGCCGCGCCCCGCAGCGCGATCCGCCGCGCGCTCGACGCGCTGGAGGAGGAGGGGCTGGTGGTGCGCCACGTCGGGCGCGGCACGTTCCTCACCGAGGCGGCCCACGCGCCGGCCGGCGACGCCCCCGCCGACACCAGCCCGGCCGAGATCATGCAGGTCCGGCTCGTCATCGAGCCGCCGGTGGCGGCCCTGGCGGCGCGCGTCGCCACCTCCGCCGACCTCGACCGCGTCGGCGCGTGCCTGGAGCGCGGCGGCGCCAGCGACGACTTCGAGGGGTTCGAGTCCTGGGACGCCCGCCTGCACCGGGCCATCGCCGAGGCCGCGCACAACGGCCTGCTGATGAGCATGTTCGACGTCATGAACACCGCCCGCGCACTCCCCGTGTGGGGCACGCTCAAGCGCCGCACCTCCACGCCCGAGCGCCGCCGCTGCTACCACGCCGAGCACACGACGATCGTCGAGGCGCTGCGCGACCGCGACGCCGACGCGGCCCACGCCGCGATGCGCCGGCACCTGGAGAACGTCGCCGACAACCTGCTGGGGCGGCACTGA
- a CDS encoding PP2C family protein-serine/threonine phosphatase, whose amino-acid sequence MTGDDRRPRPGAEEQRRLLAVGLSRADLTAEQLWRRYFALGGLEGPVEVREHLDGGTPLPAAETDLLAHAVNERLDEISGRRVPYRLAVREPPPRSGPLAALVEALEGSHRAPPERLPAVAEAAGRALGVEVSVFLVDYDQEALVPAAGGREPLGIDSSAAGRAFSRVQVLTSGSSGAPRMWFPLLDGVERLGVVEVAVDDPADLDDPHLRDQCRWLSALLGHLITATTRYGDGLDVLRRSTRRTAAAELVWELLPPLTAGTDAFVLAGLLEPAYEVGGDAFDYALSGTTAHLAVFDATGHSLFSGLVAAAALSAYRAARRGGEGLYHQAAAIDETVGDLFGRTTRLVTGVLAEVDLASGRMRYVTAGHPPPMLMRDGRVVRSLEGGRRPLFGIAAAAASAPAAARTEELTVGEEVLQPGDWLVLHTDGITEARDATGAFFGEERLVEFLQREAAADAPPPETVRRLVRAVLRHQDGVLQDDATIVLARWSPVP is encoded by the coding sequence GTGACCGGCGACGACCGCAGGCCGCGCCCGGGCGCCGAGGAGCAGCGGCGGCTGCTCGCCGTCGGGCTCTCCCGCGCGGACCTCACCGCCGAGCAGCTGTGGCGCCGCTACTTCGCGCTCGGCGGCCTCGAGGGGCCGGTCGAGGTGCGGGAGCACCTCGACGGGGGAACGCCCCTGCCCGCCGCGGAGACCGACCTGCTCGCCCACGCCGTCAACGAGCGGCTCGACGAGATCTCCGGGCGGCGGGTGCCCTACCGGCTCGCCGTGCGGGAACCGCCGCCCCGTTCGGGACCCCTCGCCGCGCTGGTCGAGGCGCTGGAGGGCAGCCACCGGGCGCCGCCCGAGCGGCTGCCGGCCGTCGCGGAGGCCGCCGGGCGGGCCCTGGGCGTGGAGGTGTCGGTGTTCCTCGTCGACTACGACCAGGAGGCACTGGTCCCCGCGGCGGGCGGCCGGGAGCCGCTCGGGATCGACTCCAGCGCCGCGGGGCGCGCCTTCTCCCGCGTGCAGGTGCTGACCTCGGGGTCGTCGGGGGCGCCGCGGATGTGGTTCCCCCTGCTCGACGGGGTGGAGCGCCTCGGCGTCGTCGAGGTCGCGGTGGACGACCCGGCCGATCTCGACGACCCCCACCTGCGTGACCAGTGCCGCTGGCTCAGCGCGCTGCTGGGCCACCTCATCACCGCCACGACCCGCTACGGCGACGGGCTGGACGTCCTGCGCCGCAGCACGCGGCGCACGGCCGCCGCCGAGCTGGTGTGGGAGCTGCTGCCGCCGCTCACCGCGGGCACGGACGCGTTCGTGCTGGCCGGGCTGCTCGAACCCGCCTACGAGGTCGGCGGCGACGCCTTCGACTACGCGCTGAGCGGGACGACGGCCCACCTCGCGGTGTTCGACGCCACCGGCCACTCGCTGTTCTCCGGGCTCGTCGCCGCGGCGGCGCTGTCGGCCTACCGCGCCGCACGCCGCGGCGGCGAGGGCCTCTACCACCAGGCCGCCGCCATCGACGAGACGGTCGGCGACCTGTTCGGCCGCACCACGCGGCTCGTCACCGGGGTGCTCGCCGAGGTCGACCTGGCGTCCGGACGGATGCGCTACGTCACCGCCGGGCACCCACCGCCGATGCTGATGCGCGACGGCCGGGTCGTGCGGTCGCTCGAGGGCGGCCGCCGTCCGCTGTTCGGGATCGCCGCCGCCGCGGCGTCCGCGCCCGCCGCCGCCCGCACCGAGGAGCTGACGGTCGGCGAGGAGGTGCTGCAGCCCGGCGACTGGCTGGTCCTGCACACCGACGGCATCACCGAGGCGCGCGACGCCACGGGCGCGTTCTTCGGCGAGGAGCGGCTCGTCGAATTCCTGCAGCGCGAGGCCGCCGCCGACGCCCCGCCCCCGGAGACGGTCCGGCGGCTGGTCCGGGCCGTGCTGCGCCACCAGGACGGGGTGCTGCAGGACGACGCCACCATCGTGCTGGCGCGGTGGTCGCCCGTCCCCTGA